The proteins below come from a single Xyrauchen texanus isolate HMW12.3.18 chromosome 3, RBS_HiC_50CHRs, whole genome shotgun sequence genomic window:
- the zgc:55461 gene encoding beta-tubulin family protein → MREIVHLQAGQCGNQIGAKFWEVISDEHGIDPTGTYHGDSDLQLERINVYYNEATGGKYVPRAVLVDLEPGTMDSVRSGPFGQVFRPDNFVFGQSGAGNNWAKGHYTEGAELVDSVLDVVRKEAESCDCLQGFQLTHSLGGGTGSGMGTLLISKIREEYPDRIMNTFSVVPSPKVSDTVVEPYNATLSVHQLVENTDETYCIDNEALYDICFRTLKLTTPTYGDLNHLVSATMSGVTTCLRFPGQLNADLRKLAVNMVPFPRLHFFMPGFAPLTSRGSQQYRALTVPELTQQMFDAKNMMAACDPRHGRYLTVAAIFRGRMSMKEVDEQMLNVQNKNSSYFVEWIPNNVKTAVCDIPPRGLKMAATFIGNSTAIQELFKRISEQFTAMFRRKAFLHWYTGEGMDEMEFTEAESNMNDLVSEYQQYQDATAEEEGEFEEEEELA, encoded by the exons ATGAGGGAAATTGTTCATCTGCAAGCTGGTCAGTGTGGAAACCAAATCGGTGCCAAA TTTTGGGAGGTGATTAGTGATGAGCACGGAATTGACCCAACGGGAACTTATCATGGAGACAGTGATCTGCAGCTGGAGCGGATAAATGTGTACTACAATGAAGCCACTG GTGGAAAGTATGTTCCCCGTGCTGTTCTTGTCGACCTGGAGCCTGGAACCATGGATTCAGTAAGATCTGGACCATTTGGGCAGGTCTTCAGGCCAGATAACTTTGTCTTTG GTCAGAGTGGTGCTGGAAATAACTGGGCCAAGGGTCATTACACGGAAGGAGCTGAGCTTGTAGACTCTGTTCTGGATGTGGTCCGTAAGGAAGCGGAGAGCTGTGACTGCCTACAAGGCTTCCAGCTCACCCACTCCCTTGGTGGAGGTACTGGGTCAGGCATGGGCACCCTCCTTATCAGCAAAATCCGTGAGGAGTATCCAGACCGCATCATGAACACCTTTAGCGTGGTACCCTCACCCAAAGTCTCAGACACCGTTGTGGAGCCTTACAATGCCACGCTGTCTGTCCACCAGCTGGTGGAGAACACCGATGAAACATACTGTATTGACAATGAGGCGCTATATGATATCTGCTTCCGTACACTCAAACTTACTACACCCACCTACGGTGATCTGAACCACCTCGTTTCTGCCACAATGAGTGGGGTCACCACCTGCCTGCGCTTCCCTGGCCAGCTCAACGCTGACCTGCGTAAACTGGCTGTCAATATGGTGCCTTTCCCCCGTCTGCATTTCTTCATGCCGGGCTTTGCCCCTCTCACCAGCAGGGGGAGTCAGCAATACAGAGCTCTTACAGTCCCAGAGCTCACCCAGCAGATGTTTGATGCCAAGAACATGATGGCTGCTTGTGACCCTCGTCACGGCCGCTATCTCACCGTTGCTGCTATTTTCCGTGGCCGTATGTCCATGAAAGAAGTGGATGAGCAGATGCTGAATGTCCAGAACAAGAACAGCAGCTATTTTGTGGAGTGGATCCCAAACAATGTCAAGACTGCCGTTTGTGACATCCCTCCTCGTGGCCTCAAAATGGCTGCCACGTTCATTGGCAACAGCACCGCCATCCAGGAGCTGTTCAAGCGCATCTCCGAGCAGTTCACAGCTATGTTTAGACGTAAGGCATTCTTGCATTGGTACACTGGTGAAGGAATGGATGAGATGGAGTTCACTGAGGCAGAGAGCAACATGAATGACCTGGTGTCTGAATACCAGCAGTACCAAGACGCAACTGCAGAAGAGGAGGGCGAGTTTGAGGAAGAGGAAGAGCTtgcataa